The genomic stretch ATTGTTATTGGGTGGTGGAAGGCAAGAATTATATGTATGTGGTGATGTGCAGTAAATCATCAATGATCAGTGTGCATATATAGTTGTCTCCTGGCTTGCACGCCAGTATGATTCATATATAGTTGAGTTCAGCTGTGGGCTCTGCTATCACCAgaggggcagcgggatgctatggcttcTGGATTCACACGGCTCCAAATGGTCGCTCAGAATATCTTGTACCAGCCTGATGGCATAATAGGCGGCTACCTTGATGTGTAGTCATTCTATGTTTTATTTCTTTcactggttgattcttgtataaaTTCTGTGTGATGCTTGATTTATTACAAATAATGTATTCATAACTTTTTAATAAAAAtgtcgtgtgcatcatcatgatgcagaagtcgGGGTTTTATTCCCCAAtttgaaaaagaagaaaagaaaaaatacttACGAGCCCACGAGGATGAGCCAGAGTGCGGTGGGGCGGTTGATTCGGTATTTCGGCTCTTACCAAAAAAAATCGATTTTATACCCCCTCCATTTCTTTTTACTCTGCATATATGCTTTGTCTTAAGTCAAACTTCTTAAAGTTTGACTAACTTTATACAAAAAAATATCAATATTCACAATACCAACTGAATATCATGAGATGCATCATGGTATTAACTTTTATATTGTAGatgttaatttttttttactacaaatttggtcaaattttacaaaGTTTGATTTAGGAAAACTCTTATACGCAGAGAGAaaagaaatggagggagtaaacTAACCGAGGCCAAACAGGCAGTATCATATTTTCATACTGTACCAAAAACGAAGAAACAATAGCAACAAAGaaattcagttcggttatgttttGTCTGGTGGGTTTTGATATGCACAGCCTTAAACAAACGCACCAATAACCCTGTTGTAATATGCCTCCTAAGAGGATTGTAAAACTCTTATCTTTTCAATAAAATAAAACGCAAAAAACTTTTGGGTTTTCACGAAAACAAAATACTCTAATTATTTTCTCTACCCTTCAGTCCATTATACCTATTCCATTTCTTGGTATAGACCAacctgctctaagagcatctctaacagagcccgtaaatcccgtcggaactgaatttttcccgcggatttacgggttcgggccgaaacgcgcgcagaacagagcccgaaTACATGGGCCGGCTCGTAAACGGAGTTCAGGGGCTCGAGAAATTGAGCAGACGcccgtattaaaaggggccgcggaggggagttcggttcgtaaaccctactcccctccgccgctcctctcccgccgccgccgcccgcctccgctCCGACGAGAGATTccggaccctccgacgccgctccGCCGCTTTGGCCAGCATCCCTCCGCCTGGAATGGCGCGTTCAAGACGCGTGGGTAGGGGAGGTGGCCGATCCGGCGGCGGAAGATCAACTCGGCGTCCGCCGGGTGTACGGGCGTCGCCGGAGCGCGCCAGACGGAGGCGCTCCGACGGCGCGTGGAAGCGGGCCGGCCGGAAGTGGCCGGAGGTGATGGCGCACCTTCAAGCGCGCGCGCGGAGGAGGCTgcggaaggagaagcggaggcgCCCCCCGCTGCCGGCGCATGCAGCCCGCCGCTACCGGCGCTGCCCCCgcgcggcgacgacgatgacgccgccGCCTCTAGCCTGCAGGAGCACctccgaggcggcggccatcgaggTGGTGGCGGTCGTCGGAAGAGCCGGCGACCAAAAACCCTCCGCCAGCGACATTAAGCGccccggtgacagtatagtcaCTCCTGGGACTATATCAAGTCTAAATTAGGCCCCTAGTATCCAATGTAGGTTCCAAGATGCATGTATTTTGCCCCTAGTATTATAAATTATGAACGAATTCAGCTTGATCCGATGAAATCGAGTGCAATCGTGAGTTTCGATTTTCCGCGACGTATGATTTCAGCGAGTTCGGTTCACGTTTccggtttctgttctgcgccgtCGCTAAATCCGCTACCAATTtgtttttcgggagactgaactcaCTTTATTCGGTTCCGAGAAATAGGGGCTCTGCTAAACATAATCTAGGTATTACTTCAAGAGTACCAGTCAATACCTCGAAGGCGTCCATAGCCTCATACACAGTAGTGATCAAAACAACGTGCGAAGCCTATTTATAGCCGATGTCGCATTCCACAATGTCTACATCACCCATGCATTTGCACTATCGGTACTTCTTTTACGAAGCACTATGTCTACGCGTACTCCAGATGGAAAACATCACACTTCACTCGCTTCGCACTTCTCACGTTCCACAGATCGAGGTGACTGGATTATTCAGAGCAAGATAAAATAGACATTCCATCAGCTAGCGCTAAGAATTTTATGTGAAACACCTGAACCTGCAGGCAAGGTGTTACAAAGCAGCCACGGAATCCATTGACGACAGCATCCTCATGTTCTCTTCGGTGACGATGAACAGCTTGTCGTTGTCCCGGATCACGTCCACCGAGTCGATCTCTGATCCTTCGTGGTTCAGGACCAGCGCCTTCTCGCCATCGACTTTCAGTTTCTCTCCTGAGAGAAAACAGACAGACGTTTCAGCTACGAATTCATTTGGCCAATCCGCGTGGGGAACGATGCAGTATGCTGAGTATATGTTTCAATTTCTTGGTGTCTAATGAGTACGTACCAATGATGGTTTTGAACTCTTCCATCGTGGCTGGCAGATTGATGAGCTTGCCGGCCTCGGAGCTGTGGTTCCTGACGAACGGATGGCCCCTGTATATGCTCACCCGAGGCCAGTGCGCGCTGTCCGATCTCTTGCTCGGGAGCTTCCTCTGACCAAGGTCCCCTGACGAGCCGACCACCGTGACGCTGTCCGCCGGCGAGTCGTATATGGTTATCGGGTGGCCGACCTCCCGCCTCTTCGCGAGCTCGCGCAGCTCTGCCACTGACGCTGTGGGGGTGGCAGCGCCTTCGCCGTCGTGGCAGGCCTTGTCCACGCTGGCGCCGTTCATGACAAGGAACCTGGCCACGTCGGCTCGGCCCTCGGTCAGCGCGACGCGCAGGGCGGTGGCGCCGTTGCGGTCCTCGCAGTCGACGCCCAGGCCGTGCTTGAGGAGCTCGCGGAGTGTGTCGATGTCGCCCCGCCGCGCGGCTAGGCAGAGGAGGTCGCCGCCGGCGTGCGGGGTCGAGACACGCGCAAGGTGGTAGAGGATGCTAAACACCTTGTGGTGCCGCGCCGCGATGGCCTGCCACATCGCCGTGTTGCCCTGCGAGTCTGCCCTCACCGCCAATAGAAAACAGTTAGCCAATTTATTTTAGGGTGATCGCCGAAAATGATCAGTGATAAAGTGATCCGCTACCTTTGATATTGACGTTGCAGCCGTGCCTGAGTAGTACCAGCACGCACTCCTCGTACCCCTTTGATGCCGCGATGTGCTGCCAGTGGCACGGATCAGCTGCTCAGTGCACTGTCTCGGAGTTCGAACTGGAGATGAAAAATGTGTTGTTCTGCTTACCAACGCAGTTCTTCCTTTGGAGTCGCCCACGTCAGGGTCCATCCCAACCCTGAGGAGGTCCTCAAGGAAGCTGCTGTTCCCAGTGGTGGCGACCGTGAGGAGATTGCACGGAATGTTGACGCCGCTGCTGTCCTCACCAGCATTCTCACCCAGCAAATCCTTCATGTCATGCACTTCAATCTGATGCTGAACAATAAAACACAGCAGACAAGGATCGATTTATTTCAGTTATCATCCACAGAACTGAATTACATGTGTCACGCTGACAGACACAAGAAGATATGCATTACCCTGAGGAAGTTCTTGATGATGATGACGCTGTCGTCGGGCTTACTCTGCATGGCCTCCTTGAGCGTGGCCTGCTTCAGCCTCAACAGCTGGCTCAACGTCCTGGTCCGGAACGTGAAGCACTGTGCACGGTCGCTCAACGCGCTCACCTCGCCAAAGATGTCCCTGGTGCCCAACGTGCCCACCACCTGCTCCCGGTCGCCATCGAAGTGGATGATCTCCACCTCCCCAGATACGATGATGTACACGTCGTCTGCCGCCTCATTTTGCACAATCACGTCCTCCTTGGGCGGAATGTACTCCGGCTTCGTCCTGGTGACCAGGAGCAGGAGCGTCTCTCTTGAGACGTCCTTGAAGA from Lolium rigidum isolate FL_2022 chromosome 4, APGP_CSIRO_Lrig_0.1, whole genome shotgun sequence encodes the following:
- the LOC124707445 gene encoding potassium channel AKT2-like, giving the protein MKIPSFQSTSTSSGGATSGSGSGYGTSRSFNRSFNLRNLSKLLLPPLGYSQSPTGPDKWVVSPLDSRYRCWETFMVILVAYSAWVYPFEVAFMNATPKGGLEVADMVVDLFFAIDIVLTFFVAYIDSSTQLLVRDRRRITRRYLKTFFILDVASTIPFQGLAYLATGKVREGWVYTVLGVFRLWRLRKVKQFFTRLEKDIRFSYFWIRCARLIAVTLFLVHYAGCLYYMIADRYPNRDKTWIGAVTPNFRQESLWMRYISSIYWSITTMTTVGYGDLHAQNNVEMIFNIFYMLFNLGLTAYLIGNMTNLVVEGTRRTMEFRNSIRAASNFVSRNRLPPRLQQQILAYMCLKFRAESLNQQQLIDQLPKSICKSICEHLFLPVVKEVYLFKDVSRETLLLLVTRTKPEYIPPKEDVIVQNEAADDVYIIVSGEVEIIHFDGDREQVVGTLGTRDIFGEVSALSDRAQCFTFRTRTLSQLLRLKQATLKEAMQSKPDDSVIIIKNFLRHQIEVHDMKDLLGENAGEDSSGVNIPCNLLTVATTGNSSFLEDLLRVGMDPDVGDSKGRTALHIAASKGYEECVLVLLRHGCNVNIKDSQGNTAMWQAIAARHHKVFSILYHLARVSTPHAGGDLLCLAARRGDIDTLRELLKHGLGVDCEDRNGATALRVALTEGRADVARFLVMNGASVDKACHDGEGAATPTASVAELRELAKRREVGHPITIYDSPADSVTVVGSSGDLGQRKLPSKRSDSAHWPRVSIYRGHPFVRNHSSEAGKLINLPATMEEFKTIIGEKLKVDGEKALVLNHEGSEIDSVDVIRDNDKLFIVTEENMRMLSSMDSVAAL